In Montipora capricornis isolate CH-2021 chromosome 4, ASM3666992v2, whole genome shotgun sequence, a single genomic region encodes these proteins:
- the LOC138046205 gene encoding histone H2B, producing MAPKVTAAKKGEKRTGKAKSGTDQVSKKKRGKRKESYAIYIYKVLKQVHPDTGISSKAMGIMNSFVNDIFERVAVESSRLSLYNKKSTISSREIQTAIRLLLPGELAKHAVSEGTKAVTKYTSSQ from the coding sequence ATGGCGCCTAAAGTAACTGCCGCTAAAAAGGGCGAGAAGAGGACCGGCAAGGCCAAGTCCGGAACGGATCAGGtctcgaagaaaaagcgaggaaagagaaaggaaagctATGCGATTTATATATACAAGGTGTTGAAGCAGGTTCACCCCGACACCGGAATTTCCAGCAAAGCCATGGGGATCATGAACTCTTTTGTGAACGATATCTTCGAGCGGGTGGCCGTGGAGTCCTCACGTCTTTCCCTCTATAACAAGAAGTCCACCATCAGTTCCCGCGAGATACAAACAGCCATCAGGCTTCTACTTCCCGGTGAACTAGCAAAGCACGCCGTCAGTGAAGGCACCAAGGCCGTGACGAAGTACACCAGCAGCCAGTGA
- the LOC138046206 gene encoding histone H2A, with protein MSGRGKGKAKGTKSKSRSSRAGLQFPVGRIHRLLRKGNYAERVGAGAPVYMAAVLEYLSAEILELAGNAARDNKKSRIIPRHLQLAVRNDEELNKLLAGVTIAQGGVLPNIQAVLLPKKTEKKQH; from the coding sequence ATGTCCGGACGCGGCAAAGGCAAGGCTAAGGGCACTAAGTCCAAGTCTCGATCATCCCGAGCAGGTCTTCAATTTCCCGTCGGTCGCATTCATCGCCTCCTTCGAAAAGGCAACTATGCAGAGCGAGTTGGCGCTGGTGCTCCTGTGTACATGGCTGCGGTGCTAGAATATCTGAGCGCTGAAATTCTCGAGTTAGCCGGAAACGCTGCCCGAGACAACAAGAAGAGCAGAATCATTCCACGCCACTTGCAGCTGGCCGTCCGAAATGACGAAGAATTGAACAAACTGCTTGCCGGTGTAACCATTGCTCAGGGCGGTGTTCTTCCCAATATACAAGCGGTACTTCTGCCaaaaaagacagagaaaaagcaGCATTAA